One stretch of Euphorbia lathyris chromosome 7, ddEupLath1.1, whole genome shotgun sequence DNA includes these proteins:
- the LOC136201324 gene encoding uncharacterized protein isoform X2 codes for MESVKKRKKYKRRLRPVLKPHRPILNDYSDEDTISPTSQQLPTLGANQEGWRQISREKKVQSAANINEATRNATARTPSSVASMNDLRNKRITTSSPRTRATFDDEGLHSSLSRSTLDKMRRTIINNADNENVDEIDACHLQGSDHPQSDNPIDNHESDYPCLSDTEISAENSETFRGYCARIYRPPTESWDEIEKKHRSRLWAMIQDYFDVSTDSPEKWKKREELGKEEPDTPEMKKAKFEYFCFFQMKTAYRRWKYKLHNQYRMYSNDEERLKHVPTELSGDAWKDMLKVFGSEDFQEQSYINSTNRASQIVVSSTGLTPFAQVEYKMMDEELGELPKASDVWKATHGITNDQGQTTFHDS; via the exons ATGGAGAGTGTAAAAAAACGCAAGAAGTACAAGAGGAGATTACGTCCGGTACTTAAACCTCACCGACCTATCTTAAATGATTATTCTGATGAAGATACAATTTCCCCGACAAGTCAACAATTGCCTACTTTAGGTGCAAATCAag AGGGATGGAGACAAATCTCAAGAGAAAAGAAGGTACAGAGTGCTGCTAACATTAATGAAGCAACTAGAAATGCAACTGCACGTACACCATCTTCTGTTGCGTCAATGAACG ATCTTAGAAATAAAAGGATTACAACGTCCAGTCCTCGTACACGTGCTACTTTCGATGATGAAGGTTTGCATTCTTCATTAAGCCGATCTACTCTCG ACAAAATGAGGCGTACTATAATCAACAATGCTGATAATGAAAATGTTGATGAGATAGATGCTTGTCACTTGCAAGGTTCTGACCATCCACAATCTGATAATCCCATTGATAATCATGAATCTGACTATCCTTGCCTATCAGATACGGAGATAAGCGCTGAAAATTCAGAAACTTTTCGAG GATACTGCGCTAGAATTTATAGACCTCCGACTGAGTCTTGGGATGAAATTGAAAAGAAGCACAGGTCCCGTTTGTGGGCTATGATTCAA GACTATTTTGATGTTAGCACTGATAGCCCTGAAAAGTGGAAGAAACGTGAAGAGTTAGGAAAGGAGGAGCCCGATACGCCAGAAATGAAAAAAGCTAAATTTGAGTACTTCTGTTTCTTTCAGATGAAAACGGCATATCGCAGAtggaaatataaattacataaccAATATCGCATGTATAGTAATGATGAGGAACGCTTGAAACATGTTCCTACAGAACTATCTGGAGATGCTTGGAAAGACATGCTTAAAGTTTTTGGAAGCGAGGATTTTCAG GAACAAAGTTATATTAATTCAACTAATCGTGCTTCTCAAATAGTGGTTTCTTCAACTGGTCTAACCCCTTTCGCACAAGTAGAGTATAAAATG ATGGATGAGGAATTAGGCGAATTGCCAAAGGCTTCTGATGTGTGGAAGGCCACTCATGGAATTACAAATGACCAAGGACAAACTACATTCCATGATTCATAA
- the LOC136201324 gene encoding uncharacterized protein isoform X1, which yields MESVKKRKKYKRRLRPVLKPHRPILNDYSDEDTISPTSQQLPTLGANQEGWRQISREKKVQSAANINEATRNATARTPSSVASMNDLRNKRITTSSPRTRATFDDEGLHSSLSRSTLDKMRRTIINNADNENVDEIDACHLQGSDHPQSDNPIDNHESDYPCLSDTEISAENSETFRARSVGRGPYKGMDLDKLTNGRKNKLVVFIPPGRYFRPIGKHSNKLSSWLGYCARIYRPPTESWDEIEKKHRSRLWAMIQDYFDVSTDSPEKWKKREELGKEEPDTPEMKKAKFEYFCFFQMKTAYRRWKYKLHNQYRMYSNDEERLKHVPTELSGDAWKDMLKVFGSEDFQEQSYINSTNRASQIVVSSTGLTPFAQVEYKMMDEELGELPKASDVWKATHGITNDQGQTTFHDS from the exons ATGGAGAGTGTAAAAAAACGCAAGAAGTACAAGAGGAGATTACGTCCGGTACTTAAACCTCACCGACCTATCTTAAATGATTATTCTGATGAAGATACAATTTCCCCGACAAGTCAACAATTGCCTACTTTAGGTGCAAATCAag AGGGATGGAGACAAATCTCAAGAGAAAAGAAGGTACAGAGTGCTGCTAACATTAATGAAGCAACTAGAAATGCAACTGCACGTACACCATCTTCTGTTGCGTCAATGAACG ATCTTAGAAATAAAAGGATTACAACGTCCAGTCCTCGTACACGTGCTACTTTCGATGATGAAGGTTTGCATTCTTCATTAAGCCGATCTACTCTCG ACAAAATGAGGCGTACTATAATCAACAATGCTGATAATGAAAATGTTGATGAGATAGATGCTTGTCACTTGCAAGGTTCTGACCATCCACAATCTGATAATCCCATTGATAATCATGAATCTGACTATCCTTGCCTATCAGATACGGAGATAAGCGCTGAAAATTCAGAAACTTTTCGAG CGAGATCAGTTGGTAGGGGACCATACAAAGGGATGGATCTCGACAAACTTACCAATGGAAGGAAAAACAAATTAGTTGTTTTCATTCCACCGGGCAGATATTTTAGACCAATTGGGAAGCATTCTAATAAATTATCGTCATGGTTAGGATACTGCGCTAGAATTTATAGACCTCCGACTGAGTCTTGGGATGAAATTGAAAAGAAGCACAGGTCCCGTTTGTGGGCTATGATTCAA GACTATTTTGATGTTAGCACTGATAGCCCTGAAAAGTGGAAGAAACGTGAAGAGTTAGGAAAGGAGGAGCCCGATACGCCAGAAATGAAAAAAGCTAAATTTGAGTACTTCTGTTTCTTTCAGATGAAAACGGCATATCGCAGAtggaaatataaattacataaccAATATCGCATGTATAGTAATGATGAGGAACGCTTGAAACATGTTCCTACAGAACTATCTGGAGATGCTTGGAAAGACATGCTTAAAGTTTTTGGAAGCGAGGATTTTCAG GAACAAAGTTATATTAATTCAACTAATCGTGCTTCTCAAATAGTGGTTTCTTCAACTGGTCTAACCCCTTTCGCACAAGTAGAGTATAAAATG ATGGATGAGGAATTAGGCGAATTGCCAAAGGCTTCTGATGTGTGGAAGGCCACTCATGGAATTACAAATGACCAAGGACAAACTACATTCCATGATTCATAA